One genomic window of Centropristis striata isolate RG_2023a ecotype Rhode Island chromosome 20, C.striata_1.0, whole genome shotgun sequence includes the following:
- the cxcl12a gene encoding chemokine (C-X-C motif) ligand 12a (stromal cell-derived factor 1) — MDMKLLALVAALTVLMYAPPSQGKPISLVERCYCRSTVNSLPRGYIRELRFIHTPNCPFQVIAKLKTNKEVCVNPEIRWLQQYLKNAINKMKKSKQGN, encoded by the exons ATGGATATGAAGCTATTGGCTCTCGTGGCAGCACTCACGGTGCTGATGTATGCACCTCCATCACAAG gaaAGCCCATCAGTCTGGTGGAGAGATGCTACTGCCGCTCAACAGTCAACAGCCTCCCACGAGGCTACATCCGAGAGCTCAGGTTCATCCACACACCAAATTGCCCCTTCCAAGTGAT TGCCAAGCTGAAGACAAACAAAGAGGTGTGTGTGAACCCAGAGATCCGGTGGCTGCAGCAGTACCTGAAGAACGCCATCAACAA GATGAAGAAATCCAAACAGGGCAACTAA